A genomic region of Bdellovibrio sp. GT3 contains the following coding sequences:
- a CDS encoding YkgJ family cysteine cluster protein, with the protein MSLNDFLTQHPRLTKSFKNFVHDFQEKMDAETFTSFLHNLDAELSRVSGELQTVSPDTLRARTLHQLVDSEIDSEKEIQVSCFKGCSACCHMEVEITNHEAQILSQLILDGHPIDRNRLHRQSLRELQDPLWKQGMRNQDNPCVFLNSEGSCSVYEHRPVMCRRHSVTTPAKNCETLDATITVRYFPKVDLYISAANEDSTVLIGPMAKMISLELGGR; encoded by the coding sequence ATGAGCCTGAATGATTTCTTAACCCAACATCCCCGCTTGACGAAGTCTTTTAAAAACTTTGTTCATGATTTCCAGGAAAAAATGGATGCGGAAACATTCACGTCCTTTCTGCACAATTTGGATGCAGAACTAAGCCGTGTGAGTGGGGAGCTTCAGACGGTGTCGCCGGATACTTTGCGCGCCCGCACCCTGCACCAGCTTGTGGATTCAGAGATTGACTCAGAAAAAGAAATCCAAGTGAGTTGCTTTAAGGGCTGCTCGGCCTGCTGTCACATGGAAGTTGAAATCACCAACCACGAAGCACAAATCCTGAGCCAGCTGATTCTTGATGGCCACCCGATTGATCGGAACCGCTTGCATCGCCAAAGTCTTCGTGAACTTCAAGACCCGCTATGGAAGCAAGGTATGCGCAATCAGGACAACCCTTGTGTCTTTTTAAATTCAGAAGGTTCTTGCAGTGTTTACGAACATCGCCCGGTAATGTGTCGCCGACACTCGGTGACGACTCCGGCAAAAAACTGCGAAACACTGGATGCGACGATCACTGTGCGCTACTTCCCGAAAGTGGATCTTTACATTAGTGCTGCAAATGAAGACAGCACCGTGTTGATTGGACCTATGGCGAAAATGATTTCACTGGAGCTTGGCGGTCGCTAG
- a CDS encoding nucleotide pyrophosphohydrolase has protein sequence MSNADSLSELSQLVQQFCTERDWDQFHPPKDLAIGMSTEANELLDLFRFKSDAEIQEKLQSAEFKEQVSDELADVFFFVLRFAQMNKIDLSAALAGKLKKNAAKYPVESARGSNKKYNES, from the coding sequence ATGAGTAATGCAGATTCACTTTCAGAACTAAGTCAGCTGGTTCAACAATTCTGCACCGAGCGGGATTGGGATCAATTTCATCCTCCCAAAGATCTGGCCATCGGCATGTCGACCGAAGCCAATGAACTTTTGGATCTGTTTCGCTTTAAATCGGACGCAGAGATTCAGGAAAAATTGCAGTCGGCAGAATTTAAAGAACAAGTCTCTGACGAACTGGCCGATGTTTTTTTCTTTGTGCTGAGATTTGCGCAGATGAATAAAATTGACCTATCAGCGGCATTGGCAGGAAAACTTAAAAAGAATGCAGCGAAGTACCCGGTGGAATCAGCCCGGGGATCCAACAAAAAATACAATGAAAGCTAG